From Mytilus edulis chromosome 8, xbMytEdul2.2, whole genome shotgun sequence, one genomic window encodes:
- the LOC139486429 gene encoding ras-related protein Rab-30-like — MEDYKYLFKVVLIGEAGVGKTCLVRRFTQGLFPPGQGATIGVDFMIKTVEIDGEKVKLQIWDTAGQERFRSITQSYYRSANSLILVYDVCCQASFDSLPTWIQEIETYASTKFCGYLVGNKTDKINDKEIPTHIGQQFADRYEMDFIETSAKEADNVDKLFYTIAKKLSKEAKQGELISDDTTKFNTDNTTSISNCSGCLKF; from the exons ATGGAAGATTACAAGTATTTGTTTAAAGTGGTATTGATTGGTGAAGCAGGTGTTGGGAAGACATGTCTTGTTAGAAGATTTACACAG gGACTATTCCCTCCAGGACAGGGGGCTACAATTGGAGTAGATTTCATGATCAAAACTGTTGAAATAGATGGAGAGAAAGTGAAA CTACAGATTTGGGACACAGCTGGTCAAGAGAGGTTCCGCTCCATTACACAAAGTTACTATAGATCTGCAAACTCTCTTATTCTAGTTTATGACGTCTGCTGCCAAGCATCTTTTGATTCATTACCCACATGGATTCAGGAAATAGAAACTTATGCCAGTACAAAGTTCTGTGGTTACTTAGTTG gaAACAAAACAGATAAAATTAATGACAAAGAAATACCAACACACATTGGACAACAATTTGCCGACAGATACGAAATGGACTTTATTGAAACATCGGCAAAAGAAGCTGATAATGTTGATAAACTTTTCTATACTATCGCCAAAAAATTGTCAAAGGAAGCCAAACAAGGGGAGTTAATTTCTGATGACACTACAAAGTTCAACACAGACAATACAACCAGTATTTCAAACTGTAGTgggtgtttgaaattttaa
- the LOC139486430 gene encoding E3 ubiquitin-protein ligase Midline-1-like, whose amino-acid sequence MAESKLKFKCPVCLEVLKSPKILPCLHSFCQQCIHEIILATVQNKEPKPTQFTCPICHTVVKPRDPTVDIEKWASILQDNHVVGTAERQECHTCKHHSETSVANFWCKDCNEAFCEKCNGMHSWVKLTSSHNVIPIEDAKFFDSGFDLEVISEKCSLHPSNIVEAFCTDHEELCCVFCLTSSHRKCENVKTLSEITITKRGNETLEEVLQKMKQETDILLVVKETKLKLLKDTTEIIEKDAVKFVQTIKCKIDDLLGNFIKQLQIIQDEQDLNIQADVQFLNDFKRTLAHWISATEVIRKYGTETQFFIHSKTMIGQINENITQLGKRFIPDIDTHIFFNKHYVLTQVSDIKDIGTAIVKTTTSEDRTKNLFNLSRKIGIKAVDFEGIAVKHLRNIFIQDADITCGVSIGDNYAIVGADSKNERILYTLNIKTGHVVNTTVITKDLKLNSLKCLCFDKKSKHLFVVAGFGFSSTLLMADVNDNVIEQPLTLSFNKNVVQVIKVGIWDDDLYVVSSEKIQKFKPSLHSKVEQHFTLCLESNINTTSRINGVALRDGTWLYTSCYKQVKCLTIQGNELFSVQSLSLESPGCLTVTPSGVVVVVDQVGNGSLNAVSSNGKKDKILLQFDKRTKMPTDIWIDDRGEAICVCGGQDIMVYRIETE is encoded by the coding sequence ATGGCCGAATCAAAGCTCAAGTTCAAGTGTCCTGTTTGCCTAGAGGTATTGAAATCGCCCAAAATTTTGCCTTGTCTTCATTCATTTTGTCAACAATGCATACATGAAATCATCTTAGCTACAGTCCAAAACAAAGAACCGAAACCAACACAATTTACATGCCCAATATGTCACACCGTTGTCAAACCAAGAGACCCAACAGTCGATATTGAAAAATGGGCTTCGATACTGCAAGACAACCACGTTGTGGGAACTGCTGAAAGGCAAGAGTGTCATACTTGTAAGCATCACAGCGAAACATCCGTTGCCAACTTCTGGTGCAAGGATTGCAATGAAGCTTTTTGTGAAAAATGTAATGGTATGCACAGTTGGGTGAAATTGACTTCCTCGCATAATGTCATCCCGATTGAAGATGCAAAATTCTTTGATTCTGGTTTCGATCTGGAAGTTATATCAGAAAAATGTAGCCTCCACCCTTCAAACATTGTTGAAGCATTCTGTACTGATCACGAAGAACTGTGTTGTGTATTCTGTTTAACCTCAAGTCATCGTAAATGCGAAAATGTCAAAACGCTTTCTGAAATTACTATAACGAAAAGAGGTAATGAAACCTTGGAAGAAGtgttacaaaaaatgaaacagGAAACGGATATCCTTCTTGTCGTTAAAGAAACGAAACTTAAATTACTAAAAGATACGACTGAAATAATAGAAAAGGATGCTGTTAAGTTCGTGCAGACAATTAAGTGTAAGATTGATGATCTGTTGGGAAACTTTATCAAACAATTGCAAATTATACAAGACGAGCAGGATTTAAATATTCAAGCGGATGTACAATTTCTCAACGATTTCAAGAGAACATTAGCTCACTGGATTAGCGCAACTGAAGTCATTAGAAAATATGGTACAGAAACTCAATTTTTCATTCATTCGAAAACTATGATTGGCCAGATCAACGAAAATATTACACAACTTGGGAAGAGATTTATTCCTGATAttgacacacatatttttttcaataagcaTTATGTTCTAACACAGGTTTCTGATATTAAAGACATTGGAACAGCGATTGTTAAAACGACAACTTCGGAAGATCGAACAAAGAACTTGTTTAACCTGTCACGCAAGATTGGCATAAAAGCTGTTGACTTTGAAGGCATTGCAGTAAAACATCTTCGAAACATATTCATTCAAGATGCTGATATTACATGCGGGGTTTCCATTGGCGACAATTACGCCATAGTTGGAGCTGACAGCAAGAATGAACGAATACTGTACACATTAAACATAAAAACCGGTCATGTGGTAAACACCACTGTCATTACCAAGGATCTTAAGCTTAACAGCTTGAAATgtttatgttttgataaaaaatcaaaacatcttTTTGTAGTTGCTGGTTTCGGTTTTTCTAGTACGCTTTTGATGGCGGATGTTAATGATAATGTAATAGAACAACCTCTAACTCTGTCATTTAACAAAAATGTTGTGCAGGTGATTAAAGTAGGTATATGGGACGACGATTTATATGTTGTATCGAgtgaaaaaatacaaaagtttAAACCATCATTGCACTCCAAAGTAGAACAACATTTCACTTTGTGTCTTGaatcaaatataaatacaacGTCCAGGATAAATGGAGTAGCACTACGTGATGGTACCTGGTTGTATACATCATGCTACAAACAAGTCAAATGTTTGACAATTCAAGGCAATGAACTGTTTAGTGTTCAATCGTTGTCATTGGAAAGTCCAGGTTGCCTGACCGTTACACCATCTGGTGTTGTTGTAGTAGTAGACCAAGTTGGGAATGGTTCGTTAAATGCGGTTTCATCCAatggaaaaaaagataaaatattgctTCAATTCGATAAGAGGACTAAAATGCCGACGGATATTTGGATAGACGATCGAGGAGAAGCAATTTGCGTTTGTGGAGGACAGGACATTATGGTTTACAGAATTGAAACAGAATGA